Below is a window of Candidatus Saganbacteria bacterium DNA.
GAGTTTCATCGGCGACCAGTCAGAGCCCGTTACGCGTGCGATCTCCGCTTCTTCCTCTCCGGAGAGAGGGAACATGGATTTGGAGGCAGGGTCCCTTGCGGGGATCAGTAGATGGCTTGCAACGCCGGCCTGTTTAAGGGCTGAAGCAAGCGGCGCGATGTCGAACACATTGTTCTGCGTATGTATCCTTTCTTCCGCGGACCTGCAAAATATCACGGTCGACACAAGTATCCTTATCCCCCTGGAAGACAAAAGGGAAAAATTATCAATAAGTTTCTGAAACGGCACATCGCCGTTCGTATGCTTAATATATTTGTCTCCATACTGGTTCATTGAGACTCTTATCGAAGAACCGGCGACCTGCTGAACTGCTACAAGGGCATCGATATGCTTATCAAGCGTGCTTCCGTTGCTGACCAGGGATATTGCTATCCCGAGCTTTGCCGCGTGCATGCAAAAATCATCAAAATATTCATATAAAGGCACTTCTCCTCCCATTATCATAAAACCTTCGATTCCAAACCTGGAGGCGTAATCCAGCAGGTCGCTTGCTATGTTCCACGGCATGCTTATTTCATCTCTTCTGAACGCGACATTGGAATCGACGCAACCCACGCATTTATAATTACAACGCCACGTCAGATCGGCTGTCATGAATATCGGCGGTATTTTCGCCAGTTTCCCCACATCCAT
It encodes the following:
- a CDS encoding radical SAM protein, with the protein product MNKTSILPKIIPASYESRHIFSRRHSARIAALANSGMDVGKLAKIPPIFMTADLTWRCNYKCVGCVDSNVAFRRDEISMPWNIASDLLDYASRFGIEGFMIMGGEVPLYEYFDDFCMHAAKLGIAISLVSNGSTLDKHIDALVAVQQVAGSSIRVSMNQYGDKYIKHTNGDVPFQKLIDNFSLLSSRGIRILVSTVIFCRSAEERIHTQNNVFDIAPLASALKQAGVASHLLIPARDPASKSMFPLSGEEEAEIARVTGSDWSPMKLGKAGVFENIGHVPRQFTVCPSSLLKVLVGANGTLYSCTDYRGVNQAVIGQLDDSHTFERVWHSVDRVRRQMAFTSLYMCRDHTCLRENANNLLDDLMAGRIKMEDIELTQSVDPFF